Proteins found in one Channa argus isolate prfri chromosome 7, Channa argus male v1.0, whole genome shotgun sequence genomic segment:
- the cndp1 gene encoding cytosolic non-specific dipeptidase — protein MNLPVLPCILLLVTTVHAFQYTELAQYVDNHQEEYIEALRDWVAVESDSSNVLKRPDLHRMMEMVAQKLRLMGGTVELVDIGNQELPDGQTLALPKVVTAQFGTDSNKHTVCVYGHVDVQPAKLEDGWATDPYNLTDINGNLYGRGASDNKAPVLAWIHAVEAYRALNMELPVNVKFLIEGMEETGSNGLDAMILAQRDTFFSDVDYTIISDCGWLSRRPALTYGTRGNCYFFAEVEGPKQDLHSGVYGGTVIEPMTDLIGVLDTLISPSGKILIPGIRDAVAPLTDEEWKMYQDIQFDIDNYKNKIGVSQLMYSNKVDLLAHMWRYPTVSIHGIEGAFSDPGTKTVIPAKVTAKFSIRQVPNMDPAMVKKQVIDYLQSVFAKRKSPNKLKVTMVIGAKPWLANTQHPLYEAGKAAVKRVFDMDPDMIREGGTIPIARTFQDVTGKSIIMMPIGGFDDGLHSQNEKISRYNYIEGTKLFIAYLNEVSQINKSTV, from the exons GCTCTGCGAGACTGGGTTGCAGTCGAAAGTGACTCCAGCAACGTGCTGAAGAGACCAGACCTTCACCGCATGATGGAGATGGTGGCTCAGaagctgaggctgatgggagGAACCGTGGAGCTGGTGGACATTGGAAATCAAGAA CTTCCTGACGGGCAGACATTAGCATTGCCTAAAGTGGTGACCGCTCAGTTTGGTACAgactcaaacaaacacacagtgtgtgtctaCGGTCATGTGGACGTTCAGCCAGCCAAGCTAGAGGATGGCTGGGCCACAGATCCCTACAACCTTACTGACATCAATG GTAACCTGTATGGAAGAGGAGCATCCGATAACAAGGCCCCAGTTTTAGCCTGGATCCATGCTGTGGAGGCTTATCGTGCTCTCAATatg GAGCTGCCAGTGAATGTGAAGTTCCTCATCGAAGGCATGGAGGAGACGGGCTCAAATGGCCTGGACGCCATGATCCTGGCCCAAAGAGACACCTTCTTCTCTGACGTGGATTACACAATCATCTCAGACTGCGGCTGGCTCAGCAGGCGACCTGCCCTCACCTACGGCACCAGAGGAAACTGCTACTTCTTTGCTGAG GTTGAAGGCCCTAAGCAGGACTTACACTCTGGAGTGTATGGGGGCACGGTGATTGAACCTATGACTGATCTCATAGGCGTACTTG ACACACTCATCAGCCCCAGTGGTAAGATCCTGATTCCTGGGATCAGGGATGCTGTGGCTCCACTTACTGATGAGGAATGGAAAATGTACCAGGACATCCAGTTTGACATTGACAACTACAAGAACAAGATTGGTGTCAGCCAGCTCATGTACAGCAATAAG GTGGACTTGTTGGCCCACATGTGGCGTTACCCTACTGTCTCCATCCACGGCATCGAGGGGGCTTTCTCTGACCCTGGCACAAAGACTGTAATCCCTGCTAAGGTTACGGCTAAATTCTCCATTAGACAAGTTCCCAACATGGACCCTGCTATGGTCAAGAAACAG GTAATAGACTATCTTCAGTCTGTGTTTGCCAAGAGGAAGTCTCCCAACAAGCTGAAAGTCACAATGGTGATCGGGGCAAAGCCTTGGCTGGCTAACACTCAGCATCCTCTGTATGAGGCTGGGAAGGCTGCTGTCAAGAGAG TTTTTGACATGGATCCTGATATGATCCGCGAGGGCGGGACCATCCCCATCGCCAGAACTTTCCAGGATGTGACAGGAAAAAGCATCATCATGATGCCCATTGGAGGCTTCGATGATGGGCTGCACTCCCAGAATGAGAAGATTAGCAG GTACAACTATATTGAGGGAACCAAGCTATTCATCGCCTACCTGAATGAAGTTTCCCAAATTAACAAGAGTACTGTGTGA